From Streptomyces sp. NBC_01754, a single genomic window includes:
- a CDS encoding helix-turn-helix domain-containing protein: MPASPSSSVQAARKAVADRLREIRKDAGLSGHALAERAGWYKSKVSRLENAVTPPSDDDIRRWCAACQAEDQTADLIAASRSADNMYVEWRRVQRTGLRRLQGSYAALYERTRVFRTYCANVVPGVLQTNEYATALLRSISQFHETPDDVADAVEARLARSACVVHEGDHRFALLLEESVLRHRVGDAETMAGQLGYLLSAMAFPSVSLGVIPFTVERRMWMIETFTVYDEEQAEAELLTARVNVTAPTEVRQYLKAFGEFSRLAVYGADARALITSAISAVE; the protein is encoded by the coding sequence GTGCCCGCGTCCCCGTCATCAAGCGTCCAGGCTGCCCGTAAGGCGGTTGCCGACCGGCTCCGCGAGATCCGAAAGGACGCGGGCCTGTCCGGCCATGCCTTGGCCGAGCGAGCCGGTTGGTACAAGTCCAAGGTGTCCCGGCTTGAGAACGCTGTGACCCCACCATCGGACGACGACATACGCCGATGGTGCGCCGCGTGCCAGGCAGAGGACCAGACTGCCGACCTGATCGCAGCGTCCCGCTCCGCCGACAACATGTATGTCGAGTGGCGGCGGGTCCAGCGCACAGGTCTGCGCAGACTCCAGGGGTCGTACGCGGCTCTTTATGAGCGCACCCGGGTCTTCCGGACCTACTGCGCCAATGTCGTCCCCGGCGTCCTCCAGACGAACGAGTACGCCACGGCCTTGCTGCGGTCCATCAGCCAGTTCCATGAGACTCCGGACGACGTGGCGGATGCTGTAGAAGCTCGGTTGGCTCGCTCGGCGTGCGTCGTGCATGAGGGAGACCATCGGTTCGCTCTGCTCCTGGAGGAATCCGTCCTCCGGCACCGAGTAGGTGATGCGGAGACGATGGCCGGTCAGTTGGGCTATCTGCTGTCCGCCATGGCGTTCCCGTCCGTCTCCTTGGGCGTGATCCCGTTCACCGTCGAACGGCGCATGTGGATGATCGAGACCTTCACCGTCTACGACGAGGAACAGGCGGAAGCGGAGTTGTTGACTGCCCGCGTGAACGTGACCGCACCCACCGAAGTGCGCCAGTACCTGAAAGCATTCGGGGAGTTCTCCCGCCTGGCGGTCTACGGTGCCGACGCAAGGGCTCTGATCACCTCCGCCATCAGCGCTGTGGAGTGA
- a CDS encoding DUF6879 family protein: MSQTDLAFTDLLANTHHSAVHLEMRDSYGIGEEAAEFEKWQSGWRPDPDPTTWWNDFHTWVRDATARSVVFRRARIVSEPVSPYIRYEHSCTFQNVAAGELVRWLPRRQASDIALPGNDCWIFDGRLVMWNHFTGEGGSAGPELDERPEVAKLCTSAFDAVWERATPHEDYKIR, from the coding sequence ATGTCGCAGACCGACTTGGCGTTCACTGATCTGCTCGCCAACACGCACCACTCGGCTGTCCATCTGGAGATGCGCGACTCCTACGGGATCGGGGAGGAGGCGGCGGAGTTCGAGAAGTGGCAGTCAGGATGGCGTCCCGACCCGGACCCGACCACCTGGTGGAACGACTTCCACACCTGGGTCCGCGACGCCACGGCCCGGAGTGTGGTGTTCCGCCGCGCCCGCATCGTGTCGGAGCCGGTGAGCCCGTACATCCGCTACGAACACTCCTGCACCTTCCAGAACGTGGCGGCCGGAGAGCTGGTTCGATGGCTCCCCCGCCGTCAGGCGTCGGACATCGCCCTCCCGGGGAACGACTGCTGGATCTTTGACGGCCGCTTGGTCATGTGGAACCACTTCACCGGTGAGGGCGGTTCGGCTGGGCCGGAGCTGGACGAACGTCCTGAAGTGGCGAAGCTGTGCACCTCGGCGTTCGATGCCGTGTGGGAGCGTGCGACACCGCACGAGGACTACAAGATCCGATAG
- a CDS encoding recombinase family protein, with the protein MIFREVVSASKAKVRRREFDAMAAFPIAWKWDRVSRQGIRQLADAVELVEDTGVRFVSLKDNLDSANPGWVTLASFLAEQAKEEAKNIQLRVSARQRRDRHKGRWVKERPFGFILNEDRHLEPHPTEAEIVRGMVREFLAGRTFRSIAARLTS; encoded by the coding sequence GTGATCTTCCGAGAGGTCGTTTCCGCCTCAAAGGCCAAAGTACGGCGTCGCGAGTTCGACGCCATGGCGGCGTTCCCGATCGCCTGGAAGTGGGACCGGGTCTCCCGCCAAGGCATCCGACAGCTTGCCGACGCGGTGGAGCTGGTGGAGGACACCGGCGTTCGGTTCGTGTCACTGAAGGACAACCTGGACTCCGCCAACCCTGGCTGGGTCACCCTGGCGTCGTTCCTGGCCGAGCAGGCCAAGGAGGAGGCCAAGAACATCCAGCTCCGGGTCTCCGCTCGTCAGCGTCGTGACCGCCACAAGGGCCGGTGGGTGAAGGAGCGGCCGTTCGGGTTCATCTTGAACGAGGACCGCCACCTTGAGCCGCACCCGACCGAGGCGGAGATCGTCCGGGGGATGGTGAGGGAATTCCTGGCCGGGAGAACCTTCCGGAGCATTGCGGCCCGCCTGACTAGCTAG
- a CDS encoding pentapeptide repeat-containing protein, whose product MAAKGSRSGGSGGRAGAGGAVAAARRPEVRLPPLVAYEGEGLEPDGDYDGVRFEESDLADGEGRGARFMDCELRGCTLDRTELGRARFMDSVLTGVRGVGTELAGASLRDVEIVDARLGGTQLHGAVLERVLVRGGKIDYLNLRTARLKDVVFEGCVLSEPDFGEARLTRVEFRDCVVRRADFSAVRMDSVDLRAVAELDIARGVDRLAGAVISPAQLLELAPAFAAQIGVRVEA is encoded by the coding sequence ATGGCAGCGAAAGGCAGCAGGAGCGGCGGAAGCGGCGGGCGCGCGGGTGCGGGGGGCGCGGTGGCCGCGGCACGGCGTCCGGAGGTCCGGTTGCCACCACTCGTCGCGTACGAGGGGGAGGGGCTGGAGCCGGACGGGGACTACGACGGTGTGCGGTTCGAGGAGAGCGATCTCGCGGACGGGGAGGGCCGGGGCGCCCGCTTCATGGACTGCGAGCTGCGGGGCTGCACGCTGGACCGTACGGAGCTGGGCCGGGCCAGGTTCATGGACTCGGTCCTGACGGGTGTACGGGGTGTGGGCACGGAACTCGCGGGGGCGTCGCTGCGTGACGTGGAGATCGTCGACGCGCGGCTGGGCGGGACGCAGCTGCACGGTGCCGTGCTCGAACGGGTCCTGGTGCGGGGCGGGAAGATCGACTATCTGAATCTGCGTACGGCGAGGCTGAAGGACGTCGTGTTCGAGGGCTGCGTGCTGTCGGAGCCGGACTTCGGGGAGGCGCGGCTGACGCGGGTGGAGTTCCGGGACTGCGTGGTGCGCCGGGCCGACTTCAGCGCCGTCCGGATGGATTCGGTCGACCTGCGGGCCGTGGCCGAGCTCGACATCGCACGGGGGGTGGACCGGCTGGCGGGAGCGGTGATCAGCCCGGCTCAGCTGCTGGAGCTGGCCCCGGCGTTCGCCGCCCAGATCGGGGTGCGGGTGGAGGCGTAG
- a CDS encoding TerD family protein, protein MAVSLSKGGNVSLTKEAPGLTAVTVGLGWDVRTTTGTDFDLDASAIAVDAAGKVFSDGHFVFFNNKATPDQTIVHTGDNVTGQGEGDDEQINVNLAGLPAEIDKIVFPVSIYDAETRSQNFGQVRNAFIRIVNQAGGTEIARYDLSEDAATETAMVFGELYRNGAEWKFRAVGQGYASGLRGIAQDFGVNL, encoded by the coding sequence ATGGCAGTAAGCCTGTCCAAGGGCGGCAACGTCTCGCTCACCAAGGAGGCCCCGGGCCTGACCGCCGTCACGGTCGGCCTCGGCTGGGACGTCCGCACCACCACCGGCACCGACTTCGACCTCGACGCCTCGGCGATCGCGGTGGACGCGGCCGGCAAGGTCTTCTCCGACGGCCACTTCGTCTTCTTCAACAACAAGGCGACGCCGGACCAGACCATCGTCCACACCGGTGACAACGTCACCGGTCAGGGCGAGGGTGACGACGAGCAGATCAACGTCAACCTGGCAGGCCTCCCGGCGGAGATCGACAAGATCGTCTTCCCGGTCTCGATCTACGACGCCGAGACCCGCAGCCAGAACTTCGGCCAGGTGCGCAACGCCTTCATCCGCATCGTCAACCAGGCCGGCGGCACCGAGATCGCCCGCTACGACCTGAGCGAGGACGCCGCCACCGAGACCGCCATGGTCTTCGGCGAGCTCTACCGCAACGGCGCCGAGTGGAAGTTCCGCGCGGTGGGCCAGGGTTACGCCTCGGGCCTGCGCGGCATCGCCCAGGACTTCGGCGTCAACCTCTGA
- the arfB gene encoding alternative ribosome rescue aminoacyl-tRNA hydrolase ArfB produces MGVMSGPYVIRGSVSLPEAELMWRFSRSSGPGGQHVNTSDSQVELRFDLAATEALPEVWKARALERLAGRLVGGVVSVRASDHRSQWRNRETAAVRLAALLAEATAPPPAPRRKKRVPRGINERRLREKKQRGETKRGRSGRDW; encoded by the coding sequence ATGGGTGTCATGTCCGGGCCCTACGTCATCCGCGGCTCGGTCTCCCTGCCGGAGGCCGAGCTGATGTGGCGTTTCTCGCGCTCCTCGGGCCCCGGCGGTCAGCACGTCAACACCAGCGACTCCCAGGTGGAGCTCCGGTTCGACCTGGCGGCGACCGAGGCGCTGCCCGAGGTGTGGAAGGCGCGCGCCCTCGAACGGCTGGCGGGCCGACTGGTGGGCGGCGTCGTCTCCGTGCGCGCCTCTGACCACCGCTCCCAGTGGCGCAACCGCGAGACGGCCGCCGTGCGGCTCGCCGCCCTCCTCGCGGAGGCCACCGCTCCGCCGCCCGCGCCGCGCCGCAAGAAGCGCGTCCCACGCGGCATCAACGAGCGCCGGCTGCGCGAGAAGAAGCAGCGGGGCGAGACGAAGCGCGGCCGCTCCGGCCGCGATTGGTGA
- a CDS encoding flavin reductase family protein has translation MSNDAFRAALARLAAGVVLITAEEPPLDEHGRGEDVGMTATAFVSVSLDPPLVMVSLRNDSRMDDLLAEQPMWAVSVLAEDQRQIAARFAMKGRISDRLLFESIPYLRGEMTRAPLIAGALATLECRTEQRVRAGDHTLVIGRVLTAELPSGEGEPLTYFKGRYRRLE, from the coding sequence GTGAGCAACGACGCGTTCCGTGCCGCCCTGGCCCGCCTGGCCGCCGGGGTGGTGCTGATCACCGCCGAGGAACCACCGCTCGACGAGCACGGGCGGGGCGAGGACGTCGGGATGACGGCGACCGCCTTCGTCTCGGTCTCCCTCGACCCACCGCTGGTCATGGTGAGCCTGCGCAACGACTCCCGGATGGACGACCTGCTGGCGGAGCAGCCGATGTGGGCCGTCTCGGTGCTGGCGGAGGACCAGCGGCAGATCGCGGCGCGGTTCGCGATGAAGGGGCGGATCAGCGACCGGCTGCTGTTCGAGAGCATCCCCTACCTACGGGGTGAGATGACGCGCGCCCCGCTGATCGCCGGCGCCCTGGCGACACTGGAGTGCCGCACGGAGCAACGGGTGCGGGCGGGCGACCACACGCTGGTGATCGGGCGGGTGCTGACCGCCGAGCTGCCGAGCGGGGAGGGCGAGCCCCTGACGTACTTCAAGGGGCGTTACCGCCGGCTGGAATGA
- the cdgB gene encoding diguanylate cyclase CdgB produces MEAESEPYVRLATMRQLHQAVTELNRARSLADTLQTVADGIVTGLGYELGCVNLVRPDGDLVVAALAGNDAAEALITGRVGSRESWERRLSMGEAWDELRFIPHTEGWVLLDDDVPQWHTDGPEPRFEDEWHPLDRLYAPMYSSGGGMDLLGVLSVDRPRNGRRPGAWGREALQMYASQAAIAISNARLRANMQRALVRLEREQQALRASEESFRQAFEYAPSGMAIAEMGGDQHGRLLRTNDALCRLLGRPASVLRRYSFADLVHPEDIGTLLRTSAEGGRAELRLGRRDGSYLWVSLRNSVVADTADGPRFLLTHVEDIEERKRNELNLAHRASHDALTGLPNSAELRSRLSARLCERPHSGTPTAIEALDAAYGDLGATAAHGYRADGHEGEAAPGGGPYDHHVHTAAPDTERDDGAKGLAVLFCDLDGFKSINDRFGHHTGDAVLIEVANRLSTCVRDGDTVARLGGDEFVVLADGLGAADAADLAVRLRNAIIPPIRVDGRAVRVGASFGVGWAECGMSVEEVLSSADQRMYIEKRSRAKVHRRAG; encoded by the coding sequence ATGGAGGCCGAGTCGGAGCCGTACGTCCGCCTTGCGACCATGCGGCAGCTGCACCAGGCCGTCACTGAACTCAACAGGGCGCGGAGCCTGGCCGACACACTGCAAACCGTGGCCGACGGCATCGTCACCGGGCTCGGCTACGAACTGGGCTGCGTGAACCTGGTCCGTCCGGACGGCGACCTCGTCGTGGCCGCTCTCGCCGGCAACGACGCCGCGGAGGCCCTGATCACCGGCCGGGTCGGCTCCCGGGAGTCCTGGGAGCGCAGGCTGTCCATGGGCGAGGCCTGGGACGAGCTGCGGTTCATCCCGCACACCGAGGGCTGGGTCCTCCTCGACGACGACGTGCCCCAGTGGCACACCGACGGCCCCGAGCCCCGCTTCGAGGACGAATGGCACCCCCTGGACCGGCTGTACGCCCCGATGTACAGCTCCGGCGGAGGCATGGACCTCCTGGGCGTCCTCTCCGTCGACCGGCCCCGCAACGGCCGTCGGCCGGGGGCCTGGGGCCGTGAGGCGCTCCAGATGTACGCCTCCCAGGCGGCGATCGCGATCAGCAACGCCCGTCTGAGGGCGAACATGCAGCGCGCCCTCGTCCGGCTGGAGCGTGAGCAGCAGGCCCTGCGGGCCAGCGAGGAGTCCTTCCGGCAGGCCTTCGAGTACGCCCCCAGCGGCATGGCCATCGCCGAGATGGGCGGCGACCAGCACGGCAGGCTGCTGCGCACCAACGACGCGCTCTGCCGTCTGCTGGGCCGCCCCGCCTCCGTGCTGCGCCGCTACTCCTTCGCGGACCTCGTCCACCCCGAGGACATCGGCACCCTGCTGCGTACGTCCGCGGAGGGCGGCCGGGCGGAGCTGCGCCTCGGCCGGCGGGACGGCTCCTACCTCTGGGTCTCGCTGCGCAACTCGGTGGTCGCGGACACCGCCGACGGCCCGCGCTTCCTGCTCACCCACGTCGAGGACATCGAGGAGCGCAAGCGCAACGAGCTGAACCTCGCGCACCGGGCGTCCCACGACGCGCTCACCGGCCTGCCCAACAGCGCCGAGCTGCGTTCCCGGCTCAGCGCCCGGCTGTGTGAGAGACCCCACTCGGGGACGCCCACGGCGATCGAGGCGCTGGACGCCGCCTACGGCGACTTGGGGGCCACGGCCGCCCACGGCTACCGTGCGGACGGTCACGAGGGGGAGGCGGCGCCCGGCGGCGGGCCGTACGACCACCATGTGCACACCGCGGCCCCGGACACCGAGCGCGACGACGGGGCGAAGGGCCTGGCCGTCCTCTTCTGCGACCTCGACGGCTTCAAGTCCATCAACGACCGTTTCGGGCATCACACGGGTGACGCGGTTCTCATCGAGGTCGCCAACCGGCTCAGCACCTGCGTGCGGGACGGGGACACCGTCGCGCGGCTCGGGGGTGACGAATTCGTCGTCCTCGCGGACGGGCTCGGGGCGGCGGACGCCGCAGACCTGGCCGTACGCTTGCGTAACGCCATCATTCCGCCCATCCGGGTGGACGGCCGGGCCGTCAGGGTCGGGGCGAGTTTCGGTGTCGGCTGGGCCGAGTGCGGCATGTCGGTGGAAGAAGTGCTGAGCTCCGCCGACCAGCGGATGTACATCGAGAAGCGGTCCCGGGCGAAGGTTCATCGCAGAGCCGGATGA
- a CDS encoding carbohydrate-binding protein produces MTAGNNGASKPEDDDPFGYLYEDGQAAGAQPPGQGGYGYPGPAAQQPGVPRTSYNQVRTVGERQYGQVPPQQPYGQQPPQQQPYGQQSPQYGQPNPQYAAPETYPGGAPAAPQGGGRGPGPGRGGPNTKALLIAAVAVVAVVLIGIGAALMTSDDTDGKKKDEAGSSAGPAGEVEESPKPTESADETPEPVELPKQDAATLSLGGTASLDDSVKGAKGANGQYISLNEVGRSATWTVEVPADGPYTLYVTYGVPGKDAKTSLTVNDEDPRSINMKNFARAAEGDLEKGWTNTYAWIQLKKGTNTLMLSCREGDSCDANLDQLELKSGHTK; encoded by the coding sequence ATGACGGCCGGGAACAACGGCGCGAGCAAGCCCGAGGACGACGATCCGTTCGGCTATCTGTACGAGGACGGGCAGGCGGCCGGTGCCCAGCCGCCGGGACAGGGAGGCTACGGCTACCCCGGCCCGGCCGCGCAGCAGCCCGGCGTGCCCAGGACCTCGTACAACCAGGTGCGGACCGTCGGCGAGCGCCAGTACGGGCAGGTCCCGCCGCAGCAGCCTTACGGCCAGCAGCCCCCGCAGCAGCAGCCCTACGGCCAGCAGTCGCCGCAGTATGGCCAGCCGAACCCGCAGTACGCGGCCCCGGAGACCTACCCGGGCGGGGCCCCGGCCGCACCGCAGGGCGGTGGCCGGGGCCCCGGTCCCGGCCGGGGCGGCCCCAACACCAAGGCGCTGCTGATAGCGGCGGTCGCGGTGGTCGCGGTGGTGCTCATCGGAATCGGTGCCGCGCTGATGACGAGCGACGACACCGACGGCAAGAAGAAGGACGAGGCGGGTTCGTCGGCGGGTCCCGCCGGTGAGGTCGAGGAGTCCCCGAAGCCGACGGAGTCGGCCGACGAGACCCCGGAGCCCGTCGAGCTGCCCAAGCAGGACGCGGCGACGCTGAGCCTCGGCGGCACGGCGTCCCTGGACGACTCCGTCAAGGGTGCCAAGGGCGCGAACGGCCAGTACATCAGCCTCAACGAGGTCGGCCGGTCCGCGACCTGGACGGTGGAGGTGCCGGCGGACGGGCCGTACACCCTCTACGTGACGTACGGCGTGCCGGGCAAGGACGCCAAGACGTCGCTGACGGTCAACGACGAGGATCCCCGCTCCATCAACATGAAGAACTTCGCGCGGGCCGCGGAGGGCGACCTGGAGAAGGGCTGGACCAACACGTACGCGTGGATACAGCTCAAGAAGGGGACCAACACCCTCATGCTGTCGTGCCGCGAGGGCGACTCGTGCGACGCCAACCTCGACCAGCTGGAACTGAAGTCGGGCCACACCAAGTAG